A region of Reichenbachiella carrageenanivorans DNA encodes the following proteins:
- a CDS encoding response regulator transcription factor, which yields MKPSKRNLSHQRHSVLIIDDHLEIRQFIKWQLENDYQILEASNGINGYQQIIKHKPNVVISDLLMPHMDGIELCKKIRGEQELAHIPVMILTVKSDRESEYQAIKNGANVYIKKPFDIDLIKIRLKGLIQNQSRLIKPTLDTMPQTGKSTTDEFETRIMQCITSNFHDPEFSVKSMATQMGCSQTQLYRKVRAYFHQPAKELIQEYRMKKAKEMLNSDKKPTVAQVAYAVGFNSPNYFGTCFRNRFGHPPSQSRFVS from the coding sequence ATGAAACCAAGCAAACGAAACTTATCTCATCAACGGCATTCTGTATTGATCATTGATGATCATTTGGAAATCAGACAATTTATCAAATGGCAATTAGAAAATGACTATCAAATACTAGAGGCGTCAAATGGGATTAACGGATATCAACAAATAATTAAACATAAACCAAATGTGGTCATCAGTGACTTGCTCATGCCCCACATGGATGGTATTGAGCTATGCAAAAAAATAAGGGGGGAGCAGGAGCTAGCCCATATACCCGTCATGATATTGACTGTAAAGTCTGATCGAGAAAGTGAATATCAAGCGATAAAAAATGGTGCTAATGTGTATATCAAAAAACCATTTGATATAGACTTAATTAAAATCCGACTCAAAGGGTTAATTCAAAACCAATCACGATTAATAAAGCCTACACTTGACACGATGCCCCAAACTGGCAAGAGCACTACAGATGAATTTGAAACTAGAATCATGCAGTGCATAACATCAAACTTCCATGATCCCGAATTTTCCGTCAAATCAATGGCAACACAAATGGGCTGTAGTCAGACACAGTTGTATCGAAAAGTCAGGGCGTATTTTCATCAACCAGCCAAAGAACTAATCCAAGAATATCGTATGAAAAAGGCCAAAGAAATGTTGAATTCAGATAAAAAACCGACAGTCGCGCAGGTAGCTTATGCCGTTGGGTTCAACTCGCCAAATTACTTCGGTACTTGCTTTAGAAACCGGTTTGGACACCCTCCAAGTCAATCCCGTTTTGTTTCATAG